One stretch of Hemibagrus wyckioides isolate EC202008001 linkage group LG01, SWU_Hwy_1.0, whole genome shotgun sequence DNA includes these proteins:
- the LOC131357384 gene encoding V-type proton ATPase subunit F-like → MAGHGKLIAVLGDEDTCTGFLLGGVGELNTHLKPNFLVVEKDTRLTEIEEMFKSFLARSDIRIIFINQFIAEMIRHVIDAHVQSIPAVLEIPSKEHPYDASRDSVLRRAKGMFSTENF, encoded by the coding sequence ATGGCAGGTCACGGTAAACTGATAGCAGTGCTGGGGGATGAGGATACCTGCACTGGGTTCCTGCTGGGAGGAGTGGgagaactgaacacacacctcaaacccAATTTCCTGGTGGTGGAGAAGGACACCAGGCTCACAGAGATAGAGGAGATGTTTAAGAGTTTTCTGGCTCGCAGTGACATCAGAATCATCTTCATCAACCAGTTCATCGCAGAGATGATCCGACACGTGATCGACGCCCATGTGCAGTCCATCCCCGCCGTGCTGGAGATCCCTTCTAAAGAACATCCTTACGACGCCTCCAGAGACTCGGTCCTGCGCAGGGCTAAGGGCATGTTCTCCACAGAGAATTTCTAA